One segment of Ancylothrix sp. D3o DNA contains the following:
- a CDS encoding transglycosylase domain-containing protein — MSKFLDKLKEISTKANNLAEKGLVKSTAPDQEKPQGEIYLQQQDSVAKGLTEKEVPTQVVEPAEGSAAEVESEVKEGEAEKAGEISEPVDKKRSWNLPEKLKPLEPVLLVVREKLREKPLHRRPLFWVGLAGLALGSGATAGVVYLQSIEKDLPPTGEVFTFERDGTLTIKAQDGTILQQVGNATREKYTIEQIPKQLREAFIAIEDRRFYDHKGVDVQGVIRAGVSNLLARDVVQGGSTITQQLARIVFLDQDPTAKRKIREALLAQKIEREMKKDQILERYLNLVYLGSGAYGVADAAWVYFGKKLNELTLPEMATIAGLPPAPTDYSPLVNPKVAEKRRNIVLQEMQDMGFITAAEAQSARDTALKLDPKLPKRLQILAPYFTSYIQKELPKYVSAEALERGGLTVETTLNLEWQKTAEKVVKDIVENEGAAEGFEQAAIVAIDPRNGEVKALVGGTGFGDSQFNRATQAMRQPGSTFKGFVYTAAIAAGFSPYDGFQDAPMTIDGYQPQNYGKTYRHGWVALTDALTSSINVVAVRVLADVGFEPTIKLAKDMGIKTELKPYYALALGAIEVNLLELTSGYGTLAAQGTHVETHGIRKVTDSKGKVLFDGSFDKKQVVDKTSAAIMTWMMQQVVNSGTGRPAALDRPVAGKTGTSEQARDLWFIGFIPQLVTGVWLGNDDSYPTWGSSGTAALTWHEFMSKVTKDMPVEKFAELPELEGRKGSIKAKPVNASISYGAPPPVPADGAGGGAAAGGAGYSDQGYSNQGYSDQGYSNQGYSDQGGGYSDQGGGYSGQQ; from the coding sequence GTGTCAAAGTTTCTTGATAAATTGAAGGAAATTTCCACCAAGGCTAATAACTTGGCTGAGAAGGGTCTGGTAAAATCTACGGCTCCTGATCAGGAGAAACCACAGGGTGAGATTTATTTGCAGCAGCAAGACTCGGTGGCGAAAGGACTTACGGAAAAGGAAGTTCCGACGCAAGTGGTAGAGCCGGCAGAAGGTTCTGCGGCTGAAGTTGAATCGGAGGTAAAAGAGGGGGAGGCTGAGAAAGCTGGCGAAATAAGTGAGCCGGTGGATAAAAAGCGCTCTTGGAATTTGCCAGAAAAACTGAAACCTCTTGAGCCGGTGTTGCTGGTGGTGAGGGAAAAGTTGCGAGAGAAGCCTTTACACCGGCGCCCGTTATTTTGGGTGGGTTTGGCGGGGCTGGCTCTGGGAAGTGGGGCGACAGCGGGGGTGGTATATTTACAATCGATTGAGAAAGATTTGCCGCCTACGGGCGAGGTTTTTACGTTTGAGCGGGATGGAACGCTGACGATTAAGGCGCAAGATGGAACGATTTTGCAGCAGGTGGGGAATGCGACGCGGGAGAAATATACGATTGAGCAAATCCCGAAACAGTTGCGTGAAGCGTTTATTGCGATTGAAGACCGGCGTTTTTATGACCATAAAGGGGTGGATGTTCAAGGGGTGATCCGAGCGGGGGTTTCTAACCTGCTGGCGAGGGATGTGGTGCAGGGGGGTAGTACGATTACTCAACAGCTTGCTCGGATTGTGTTTTTGGATCAAGATCCGACGGCTAAGCGGAAAATTAGAGAGGCTTTGCTGGCTCAAAAAATTGAGCGCGAGATGAAAAAGGATCAGATTCTTGAGCGCTATCTGAATTTGGTTTATTTGGGATCGGGTGCTTATGGGGTGGCTGATGCGGCTTGGGTTTATTTTGGCAAGAAGTTGAATGAGCTTACTTTACCAGAGATGGCTACGATTGCTGGCCTGCCACCGGCCCCGACGGATTATTCGCCGTTGGTGAATCCAAAAGTTGCGGAGAAACGCCGGAATATCGTTTTGCAAGAAATGCAAGATATGGGTTTTATTACGGCTGCTGAGGCTCAATCTGCTAGGGATACGGCTTTAAAGCTTGATCCTAAGTTGCCTAAGCGTTTGCAAATTTTGGCTCCTTATTTTACTTCTTATATTCAGAAGGAGTTGCCGAAGTATGTTTCGGCGGAGGCGTTGGAAAGGGGTGGTTTGACGGTGGAAACGACGCTGAATTTGGAATGGCAAAAAACTGCTGAAAAGGTGGTTAAGGATATTGTGGAGAATGAGGGGGCGGCTGAGGGGTTTGAGCAGGCGGCGATTGTGGCGATTGATCCGCGCAATGGTGAGGTGAAGGCGTTGGTGGGGGGTACCGGGTTTGGGGATAGTCAGTTTAATCGGGCTACTCAAGCGATGCGTCAGCCAGGATCGACGTTTAAGGGGTTTGTTTATACGGCGGCTATTGCGGCGGGTTTTTCGCCTTATGATGGGTTCCAAGATGCGCCGATGACGATTGATGGTTATCAGCCACAAAATTACGGGAAAACTTACCGTCATGGTTGGGTTGCTCTGACGGATGCGTTGACGAGTTCGATTAATGTGGTGGCTGTGCGGGTGTTGGCGGATGTGGGTTTTGAGCCGACGATTAAGCTGGCGAAGGATATGGGGATTAAGACGGAGCTTAAGCCTTATTATGCGCTGGCTTTGGGTGCGATTGAGGTGAATTTGCTTGAGTTGACGAGTGGTTATGGTACTCTGGCGGCTCAGGGAACTCATGTGGAAACGCACGGTATTCGCAAGGTGACGGATAGTAAGGGTAAGGTTTTGTTTGATGGCAGTTTTGATAAAAAACAGGTGGTGGATAAGACTTCGGCTGCGATTATGACTTGGATGATGCAGCAGGTGGTGAATAGTGGGACGGGACGACCGGCTGCGCTTGACCGGCCTGTGGCTGGGAAGACGGGGACTTCGGAACAGGCGCGGGATTTATGGTTTATTGGGTTTATTCCGCAGTTGGTGACGGGGGTTTGGTTGGGGAATGATGATAGTTATCCGACTTGGGGAAGTTCTGGGACGGCGGCTTTGACTTGGCATGAGTTTATGAGTAAGGTGACGAAGGATATGCCGGTGGAGAAGTTTGCTGAGTTGCCGGAGTTGGAGGGTCGCAAGGGGAGTATTAAGGCTAAGCCGGTGAATGCGAGTATTAGTTATGGGGCTCCGCCGCCGGTGCCTGCTGATGGGGCCGGTGGTGGTGCGGCTGCCGGTGGTGCTGGGTATTCGGATCAGGGTTACTCGAATCAAGGTTACTCGGATCAGGGTTACTCGAATCAGGGTTACTCGGATCAGGGTGGGGGTTATTCGGATCAGGGTGGGGGGTATTCTGGTCAGCAGTAA
- the chlG gene encoding chlorophyll synthase ChlG — protein MTQPSENKNSPVLTETNTDRTAKTRQLLGMKGAAGGETNIWKIRLQLMKPITWIPLIWGVVCGAASSGNYTWTLENVLKAAACMLLSGPLLAGYTQTLNDFYDREIDAINEPYRPIPSGAISVPQVVTQILVLLISGLGLAFVLDKWANHDFPTLTAVAVFGVFVAYIYSAPPLKLKKNGWLGNYALGASYIALPWWAGQCLFGELTPTIMVLTLFYSLAGLGIAVVNDFKSVQGDEQLGLKSLPVMFGIKSAAWICVLMIDIFQAGIAVYLVSIHQNLYAVILLLLVIPQIVFQDMYFLRDPLKNDVKYQASAQPFLVLGMLVAGLALGHAVV, from the coding sequence ATGACCCAACCATCAGAAAACAAAAACTCACCAGTCCTGACAGAAACAAACACAGACCGCACAGCAAAAACCCGACAATTATTAGGAATGAAAGGGGCTGCCGGCGGAGAAACAAACATCTGGAAAATCCGCCTACAACTAATGAAACCAATCACCTGGATTCCTTTAATTTGGGGCGTTGTGTGCGGTGCAGCCTCTTCGGGAAATTACACTTGGACGCTGGAAAATGTTCTGAAAGCTGCGGCTTGTATGTTGCTTTCGGGGCCATTGTTGGCCGGTTATACGCAAACCTTAAACGATTTTTATGACCGAGAAATCGATGCGATTAATGAACCTTACCGGCCTATTCCTTCCGGGGCAATTTCAGTACCCCAAGTCGTAACGCAAATTTTGGTTTTGTTAATTTCGGGTTTGGGTTTGGCGTTTGTTTTGGATAAGTGGGCCAATCACGATTTCCCAACTTTGACAGCAGTGGCTGTTTTTGGTGTGTTTGTGGCTTATATTTATTCGGCGCCGCCGCTGAAGTTGAAAAAGAATGGTTGGTTGGGGAATTATGCTTTGGGTGCGAGTTATATTGCTTTGCCTTGGTGGGCCGGTCAATGTTTATTTGGGGAGTTAACTCCGACGATTATGGTGTTAACTTTGTTTTATAGTTTGGCCGGTTTAGGGATTGCGGTTGTTAATGATTTTAAGAGTGTGCAAGGCGACGAACAGTTGGGTTTGAAGTCTTTGCCGGTGATGTTTGGGATTAAGTCGGCGGCTTGGATTTGTGTTTTGATGATTGATATTTTTCAGGCGGGAATTGCGGTTTATTTGGTGAGTATTCATCAAAATCTTTATGCGGTAATTTTGCTGTTGTTGGTGATTCCGCAAATTGTGTTTCAAGATATGTATTTCTTGCGTGATCCGCTGAAAAATGATGTGAAGTACCAGGCGAGCGCTCAGCCGTTTTTGGTGTTGGGGATGCTGGTGGCCGGTCTTGCTTTAGGTCACGCTGTCGTCTAA
- a CDS encoding ArsA family ATPase, with protein MARILTFLGKGGTGRSTIAIAAAKQFAAKGSRVLFASSDPSPALSIELGATVGPEPQEIAPNLHAVQLLISVLLEQGWEEIKKLEAKYVRTPFLKAVYGQELGVVPGMEAALTLNALRNYDKSGNYDVIVYDGTGDQNTLRMIGAPEIGSWYLRRFRQVFAESDVGKTLAPFVQPVTSAVLNVDWSGDNFGQPPQEVTEIMDKWRETMADANRVSAYLVTTGNPAAIATARYLWGSAQQVGLLVGGVILNEALVVDTFAAELAPNLQELYATYEREANISEKVSAEFAPLSVTTLPWRNGDDWQPLIKALPDFSQPASVPKPISINVSERSVSLFLPGFDKKQVKLTQYGPEVTIEAGEQRRNIFLPNELRGRPVKGAKFQNQYLVISFG; from the coding sequence ATGGCGCGGATATTAACATTTTTGGGCAAAGGGGGCACCGGTCGCAGCACCATTGCCATTGCAGCCGCTAAACAATTTGCCGCTAAAGGCTCACGGGTGCTGTTTGCCAGTTCTGATCCAAGCCCAGCCCTTAGCATAGAATTAGGAGCAACTGTGGGCCCGGAACCGCAAGAAATCGCTCCTAACCTCCACGCCGTCCAGTTGCTTATTTCTGTGTTGCTAGAGCAAGGTTGGGAAGAAATCAAAAAGCTGGAAGCCAAATATGTCCGCACTCCGTTTTTAAAGGCGGTGTATGGTCAAGAGTTGGGCGTGGTACCGGGGATGGAAGCCGCTTTGACGCTGAATGCTCTGCGTAATTACGACAAAAGCGGCAACTATGATGTGATTGTCTATGATGGCACGGGAGATCAAAACACTCTACGGATGATTGGCGCGCCAGAAATTGGCAGTTGGTATTTGCGCCGGTTTCGTCAAGTTTTTGCTGAGTCTGATGTGGGCAAAACTTTGGCGCCGTTTGTTCAACCTGTCACCAGTGCGGTGTTAAATGTCGATTGGTCGGGTGATAATTTTGGCCAACCTCCCCAAGAAGTGACAGAAATTATGGACAAGTGGCGGGAAACAATGGCGGATGCAAACCGCGTCTCTGCTTATCTTGTCACCACCGGCAACCCCGCCGCCATCGCTACGGCTCGCTATTTGTGGGGAAGTGCTCAACAAGTCGGTTTACTTGTCGGGGGAGTAATTTTAAATGAAGCCTTGGTGGTGGATACCTTTGCTGCTGAACTAGCTCCGAATTTACAAGAACTTTACGCTACCTACGAACGAGAAGCAAATATCAGCGAAAAAGTTAGCGCTGAGTTTGCGCCTTTGTCTGTAACCACTCTGCCTTGGCGCAATGGCGATGATTGGCAACCGCTGATTAAGGCTTTGCCCGATTTTAGTCAACCGGCATCCGTTCCCAAACCCATCAGCATTAACGTCTCAGAGCGCTCTGTGAGTTTATTTTTGCCTGGTTTTGACAAAAAACAAGTCAAACTCACCCAATACGGCCCAGAAGTCACAATCGAAGCCGGTGAGCAGCGGCGAAATATCTTCTTGCCCAATGAATTAAGAGGCCGGCCCGTCAAAGGTGCAAAATTCCAAAACCAATATCTGGTAATTTCCTTTGGCTAA
- a CDS encoding DUF2862 domain-containing protein gives MEIGQKVKVVRLRDPISAKLVNKIKENPVGTIEEFKMVDGQGVGVFVRFDESFITWFFEDELEPAQ, from the coding sequence ATGGAAATCGGTCAGAAAGTAAAAGTGGTGCGGCTCCGAGACCCCATATCGGCAAAATTGGTCAATAAGATCAAAGAAAATCCCGTCGGCACCATAGAAGAATTTAAAATGGTCGATGGCCAAGGTGTCGGAGTGTTTGTTCGGTTTGATGAAAGCTTTATCACCTGGTTCTTTGAAGACGAACTCGAACCGGCCCAATAA
- a CDS encoding methionine gamma-lyase family protein has protein sequence MNSEQSLQEAEQALSPIFAGIDTLVKKNLHRVLQAFHKHRVGVHHFAGVSGYGHDDLGRQTLDQVFGDIMGAEAAAVRIQFVSGTHAITCALFGVLRPGDEMLAVAGAPYDTLEEVIGLRGTGQGSLKDFGIDYRQLELTPSGTIDWQKLSSAITSRTRLVLIQRSCGYSWRDSLSIADIEKIVLSVKQQNPETVCFVDNCYGEFIEDREPPAVGADLIAGSLIKNPGGTIVAGGGYIAGREDLVEAATCRLTAPGIGSSGGASFDQNRLLFQGLFLAPQMVGEAMKGNHLVAYVFDKLGYPVNPHPLAPRRDVIQAVKLGSPEKLIAFCRAIQKYSPIGSYLDPIPAPMPGYESELVMAGGTFIDGSTSEFSADGPLREPYLVFCQGGTHWTHVAIALEAAIKEIGPA, from the coding sequence ATGAACAGCGAACAATCGCTGCAAGAGGCAGAACAGGCACTATCCCCTATCTTTGCTGGAATTGATACTCTGGTCAAGAAAAATCTCCATAGAGTTTTACAAGCATTTCATAAGCATCGCGTAGGAGTCCATCACTTTGCCGGTGTTAGCGGTTATGGACACGACGACTTAGGCAGACAAACCCTTGATCAAGTGTTTGGGGACATTATGGGAGCCGAAGCCGCCGCCGTGCGAATACAATTTGTATCCGGTACCCATGCGATTACCTGTGCCTTATTTGGGGTTCTGCGTCCGGGTGATGAAATGTTAGCTGTAGCCGGTGCGCCTTACGACACCTTAGAGGAAGTCATTGGCCTGCGGGGAACCGGCCAAGGGTCTTTAAAAGACTTTGGCATAGATTACCGGCAACTCGAACTCACGCCCTCTGGCACAATCGATTGGCAAAAACTTTCCTCAGCCATCACTTCACGCACCCGCTTAGTCCTAATTCAGCGCTCTTGCGGATACTCTTGGCGAGATTCTCTAAGTATAGCGGATATCGAAAAAATTGTTTTAAGCGTCAAACAACAAAATCCTGAGACTGTTTGTTTTGTTGATAACTGCTATGGAGAATTTATCGAAGACCGCGAACCGCCGGCAGTAGGGGCTGATTTAATAGCCGGTTCGTTGATTAAAAACCCCGGTGGTACCATTGTCGCCGGTGGGGGGTATATTGCAGGTAGAGAGGATCTTGTAGAAGCTGCGACCTGCCGGTTAACAGCCCCAGGCATTGGCAGTAGTGGCGGAGCCAGCTTTGACCAAAACCGGCTTTTATTCCAAGGCTTATTTTTAGCCCCGCAGATGGTAGGAGAAGCAATGAAAGGCAATCATCTGGTGGCTTATGTGTTTGATAAATTGGGATATCCCGTAAACCCGCACCCTTTGGCACCCCGCCGCGACGTCATCCAAGCCGTGAAACTCGGTTCCCCGGAAAAACTAATTGCTTTTTGTCGAGCAATTCAAAAATATTCTCCCATTGGCTCCTATCTTGACCCCATACCGGCCCCGATGCCTGGGTATGAAAGTGAATTAGTCATGGCCGGTGGTACCTTTATTGATGGCAGCACCTCAGAATTTTCTGCTGATGGGCCATTGAGAGAGCCATATCTAGTATTTTGCCAAGGCGGAACCCATTGGACTCATGTAGCCATTGCCTTAGAAGCCGCCATTAAAGAAATAGGGCCGGCGTGA
- a CDS encoding fatty acid desaturase codes for MTIASSKQTETLDQTPRRFKWDVIIFMVVVHAAACLAFFPSNFSWAAVGLAVFLHWVTGGLGITLGYHRLVTHRSFQTPKWLEYFLIFCGALTCQGGVIDWVGLHRIHHLHSDKPQDPHDSNQGFWWSHVGCWFYHLPADLDVPRFTKDIADDPVYKFLDKYFFPLQVLLGLGIYFLGEAYQPGLGWSFVVWGVFVRLVAVFHCTWFVNSATHKFGYRTYESDDKSTNCWWVALVTYGEGWHNNHHAFQYSARHGMQWWEIDMTWMTIQFLQLLGLATKVKLVEK; via the coding sequence ATGACAATAGCATCTTCAAAACAAACAGAAACTTTAGATCAGACGCCTCGCCGTTTCAAATGGGACGTCATTATTTTTATGGTGGTGGTTCACGCTGCCGCTTGTTTGGCGTTTTTTCCCAGTAATTTTAGCTGGGCAGCAGTTGGCCTTGCTGTGTTCCTTCACTGGGTTACGGGCGGTTTGGGAATTACTCTCGGATACCACCGGCTTGTAACTCACCGTAGTTTTCAAACTCCAAAATGGTTGGAGTATTTTCTCATTTTTTGCGGAGCTTTGACTTGTCAAGGCGGTGTCATTGATTGGGTAGGTTTACACCGCATCCATCATTTACATTCTGATAAGCCCCAAGATCCCCATGATTCTAATCAGGGTTTTTGGTGGAGTCATGTTGGTTGCTGGTTCTATCATTTACCGGCTGATTTAGATGTGCCTCGTTTCACAAAAGATATCGCGGATGATCCGGTTTATAAGTTTTTAGACAAATACTTTTTCCCGCTTCAGGTTCTTTTAGGGCTTGGTATTTACTTCTTAGGTGAAGCCTATCAGCCTGGTTTGGGTTGGTCTTTTGTTGTTTGGGGTGTTTTTGTTCGTTTGGTGGCAGTTTTTCACTGCACTTGGTTTGTAAACAGCGCCACTCATAAGTTTGGTTATCGCACTTATGAGTCGGATGATAAGTCCACAAATTGCTGGTGGGTTGCTTTGGTAACTTACGGCGAAGGTTGGCATAATAATCACCATGCTTTTCAATATTCTGCCCGTCACGGTATGCAGTGGTGGGAGATTGATATGACTTGGATGACAATTCAATTTTTGCAACTTTTGGGTTTGGCTACTAAAGTCAAGTTGGTTGAAAAGTAG
- the purQ gene encoding phosphoribosylformylglycinamidine synthase subunit PurQ, whose protein sequence is MKLGVVVFPGSNCDRDVVWVSSGLLGCQTRMVWHEETDISDIDVVVIPGGFSYGDYLRCGAIARFSPVMREVVKHAAAGKFVLGICNGFQVLTEAGLLPGALTRNRDLHFICDRVPLKVERSDLPWTSEYGCGSVITLPVAHGEGRYYADAETLPELENNGQILFRYCGPAGEVNEANNCNGSLNNIAGICNKEGNVLGMMPHPERAADPMLGNTDGMGLFKGLLMAVKSGEKVPV, encoded by the coding sequence ATGAAACTAGGGGTTGTGGTTTTTCCGGGTTCAAATTGTGACCGGGATGTGGTTTGGGTGAGTTCTGGTTTGCTTGGTTGTCAAACTCGGATGGTTTGGCATGAGGAAACGGATATTTCTGATATTGATGTGGTGGTAATTCCGGGGGGGTTCAGTTATGGGGATTATTTGCGCTGCGGGGCGATTGCTCGCTTTTCGCCGGTGATGCGGGAGGTGGTAAAACACGCGGCGGCTGGTAAGTTTGTTTTAGGGATTTGTAATGGCTTTCAGGTGTTAACTGAGGCCGGTTTGCTTCCAGGGGCTCTGACAAGAAACCGCGATTTGCATTTTATTTGTGACCGGGTGCCTTTGAAAGTAGAGCGATCTGATTTACCTTGGACTTCTGAATATGGGTGCGGTAGTGTGATTACGTTGCCGGTGGCTCATGGAGAGGGCCGTTATTATGCGGATGCGGAAACTCTGCCTGAGTTGGAAAATAATGGTCAGATTTTGTTTCGCTATTGCGGGCCGGCCGGTGAGGTGAATGAGGCAAATAATTGCAATGGTTCGTTAAATAATATTGCGGGCATTTGCAATAAAGAAGGAAATGTGCTAGGAATGATGCCTCACCCAGAGCGAGCGGCTGATCCAATGTTGGGAAATACGGATGGGATGGGTTTGTTTAAGGGGTTGTTGATGGCAGTAAAATCAGGGGAAAAAGTGCCGGTTTAA
- the purS gene encoding phosphoribosylformylglycinamidine synthase subunit PurS: MSQKYHAQIYVTLRPSVLDPAGVAVQSGLSHLGYDNVEQVRIGKYVELTITAANEDEAKASLDRICDQLLANPVIENYRFELKAVAGVGV; encoded by the coding sequence GTGTCTCAAAAATATCACGCTCAAATCTATGTTACTTTGCGCCCTTCGGTGTTAGATCCGGCTGGGGTGGCTGTGCAGTCTGGTTTGTCTCATCTCGGTTATGACAATGTGGAGCAGGTTCGCATTGGCAAGTATGTGGAGTTGACGATCACCGCCGCCAATGAGGATGAGGCCAAAGCGTCTTTGGATCGTATCTGTGATCAGCTTTTGGCTAACCCGGTGATTGAAAATTATCGCTTTGAGTTAAAGGCGGTTGCGGGTGTGGGGGTTTGA
- a CDS encoding Fur family transcriptional regulator, whose product MKVSRTRSQERIIDLLKSQKDALSAQDIYLELRKRNQSIGLATVYRALEALKLEGVVQVRTLANGESLYSTLHQDQHHLTCLVCRVSIPIAECPVHQLETQLQQSHQFKVFYHTLEFFGLCQECQAAQMAESLP is encoded by the coding sequence ATGAAAGTTTCACGCACGCGCTCTCAAGAGCGAATCATTGACCTACTCAAAAGCCAAAAAGATGCCCTTTCAGCCCAAGATATCTACCTTGAATTGCGGAAGCGTAACCAAAGCATCGGACTTGCCACAGTGTACCGTGCCTTAGAAGCCTTAAAACTCGAAGGGGTGGTACAGGTGCGAACCCTTGCCAACGGTGAATCGCTTTATAGTACCCTTCACCAAGATCAACATCATCTGACTTGTCTTGTCTGTCGTGTTTCGATTCCTATTGCCGAGTGTCCGGTTCACCAACTTGAAACTCAACTACAACAATCTCATCAGTTTAAAGTTTTTTACCACACCCTCGAATTTTTTGGGCTGTGTCAAGAGTGCCAAGCCGCACAAATGGCCGAGTCTCTCCCCTAG
- a CDS encoding SPFH domain-containing protein: protein MEGFFLLVFLALGGSALAGSVKIINQGNEALVETLGKYNGKKLEPGLNFVTPFLDRLVYQGTVREQVLDIPPQQCITRDNVSITVDAVVYWRIMDLEKAYYKVQNLQLAMENMVRTQIRAEIGQMELDETFTARSQINEILLRDLDIATDPWGVKVTRVELRDIIPSKAVQDSMELQMASERKKRAAILASEGERDAAVNTAKGKAEAQILDAEAMKKTTILEAEAQQQAIVLKAQAERQQQVLKAQATSEALQIIAKTLKTDPSAREALQFLLAQNYLEMGVKIGSSDSSKVMFMDPRSIPATFEGIRSIVEQEKLH, encoded by the coding sequence ATGGAAGGATTTTTTTTGTTAGTCTTTTTAGCCTTGGGTGGTTCTGCCCTAGCCGGCTCCGTTAAAATCATCAATCAAGGCAACGAAGCCCTAGTAGAAACGCTAGGCAAATATAACGGCAAAAAACTAGAACCCGGCCTTAATTTTGTCACCCCATTTTTAGACCGGCTCGTTTATCAAGGCACCGTCCGCGAACAAGTCTTAGACATCCCCCCCCAACAGTGCATCACCCGCGACAACGTTTCCATTACCGTTGATGCAGTCGTTTATTGGCGGATCATGGATCTCGAAAAAGCCTACTATAAAGTCCAAAATCTCCAGTTAGCAATGGAAAACATGGTGCGAACCCAAATTCGTGCCGAAATTGGGCAAATGGAACTAGACGAAACCTTTACCGCTCGTTCGCAAATTAATGAGATATTATTACGGGATTTAGACATTGCCACAGATCCCTGGGGAGTCAAAGTTACGCGAGTAGAATTACGAGATATTATTCCCTCAAAAGCCGTCCAAGATTCGATGGAATTACAAATGGCTTCCGAACGCAAAAAACGAGCCGCCATTTTAGCTTCCGAAGGCGAAAGAGACGCCGCCGTAAATACAGCCAAAGGCAAAGCTGAAGCCCAAATCTTAGATGCCGAAGCTATGAAAAAAACCACAATTTTAGAAGCGGAAGCCCAACAGCAAGCCATTGTCTTAAAAGCCCAAGCCGAACGTCAACAACAAGTATTAAAAGCTCAAGCCACCTCCGAAGCACTGCAAATTATTGCCAAAACCCTAAAAACAGACCCCAGTGCGCGAGAAGCCTTGCAGTTTTTATTAGCACAAAACTATTTAGAAATGGGCGTAAAAATTGGCAGCAGCGACAGCAGCAAAGTAATGTTTATGGACCCGCGCAGTATTCCGGCAACCTTTGAAGGGATACGCTCGATAGTCGAACAAGAAAAACTTCATTAA
- a CDS encoding NfeD family protein yields the protein MLLSLGTFAWLAKTHSSTFAVAGGPLNLSLSLIWLVAGSLLCLVELWIPTAFTAFTMGLAAILVAVFAWYFPAQFGLQVFLWMLLATGGVIATRRLLPNRKVSILSAPKQAETLTEILPGQAGRVIYEGNSWRALCEDEKLAIPPHQKVYVVRREGTTLIVVPEHLVIGD from the coding sequence ATGCTACTGAGTCTAGGGACATTTGCGTGGCTGGCAAAAACGCACTCATCAACGTTTGCTGTTGCCGGTGGCCCGCTTAATTTAAGTCTGAGTTTAATTTGGTTGGTGGCGGGTTCACTGTTGTGTTTGGTAGAACTGTGGATACCAACGGCTTTTACGGCTTTTACAATGGGCCTAGCAGCAATCCTCGTTGCTGTGTTTGCTTGGTATTTTCCTGCTCAGTTTGGGTTACAAGTGTTTTTATGGATGCTATTAGCCACCGGCGGAGTCATAGCCACAAGGAGGTTATTACCAAACCGCAAAGTTTCCATACTTTCGGCCCCAAAACAAGCAGAAACCCTCACAGAAATTTTACCAGGGCAGGCCGGTCGAGTCATTTATGAAGGCAACTCCTGGCGAGCCCTTTGCGAAGATGAAAAGCTCGCCATTCCTCCCCATCAAAAAGTGTACGTTGTCCGCAGAGAAGGCACAACCTTAATCGTTGTTCCAGAACACCTTGTAATTGGAGACTAA